The Dokdonia sp. 4H-3-7-5 genomic interval TCCCATTTGCGAGCATCTATACTATAATACTGCGCTTTACCCTTAAACTGGCTTTTTAAAACTCCTGCTCTTTTAATTACTTGTAGGTGTTGTGAAGTCGTGGGCTGCGATAGTCTTATTTTCTCTGAGATATCTTGACATAGGCAACCATCGCAATCACCTATGTATTCTATGATAGCCACACGTGCGGGATTAGAGAGAATCTTTGCCAGATCTGCAATCTGATTTGCCCTCATAGAATGTATATGCCTTTTTGTAACTCCCATAATGTTGCGTTGTTTATACTCTAAAGATATACATAAATTGTAATATCGCTATATTACGATAAAATATTTAACAAAAAAGCCCAGACTAGCTGAGCTTTATTAATAATTCTAGAACCAAGATTTCTTATTTACTACATATGTAGTATGGAAATCTTCGTCAGATTTCGTTAGATATATAATACCCTCTATAAAGCCCACAATTCCCGCAGCACCACATGTTACAATAGTTGCTCCAAGCTGAATAAGTCCTTCTTTAGTATAACCCAACATAAATTTATGGATTCCTAAATATCCGAATATAATTCCCATTATACCAATTAATACTTTGTTGCTTACTCCAGTGTTCACCTTATTCCATTCTTCTTTTGCACTATTGCCAAATTCATTGGCAGTATCTTTTGCTTCGTTTGCAAAATTACTTGCAGCTTTTTTTGCGTCGTCTGCCATGTTCTTTGCATCATTACCTGGCTTATCACCTGGGATTTTTTCGTCTTCTAAACTCATCTGGTTGGTTGTTGGTTAATTAGTTCTAAAACTACAAAAAAGATTGAGATACTTCTACGCTATTCCTCCTTTAAAAACTCACTATCAATAGGTTCCCATAATTCGATTTTGTTTCCTTCTGGATCCAGTATCCAGCCAAATTTCCCATAGCTATATTCTTCTACCTTACCTACAATTGTTACACCTTCTTCTTTGAGGACAGCCAATAACGCAAATAAATCATCAACCCTAAAGTTAAACATGAACTGCTTCTTACTAGGAGAAAAATAGGTCGTATCATCGTCCATGGGACTCCATTGAGTGGAGCATTTCTTTCCGTTCTCATCTCGCCACCAGAATGTCCAGCCATATTGATCTGTGGGAATCCCTAAGTGGTTTTTATACCACTCCTTTTGTGCATCTGGATCTTCACTTTTAAAGAACATTCCTCCTATTCCAGTAACTCTTTTCATAACGCTATATATTTAAGTGACTTACTCTT includes:
- a CDS encoding ArsR/SmtB family transcription factor → MGVTKRHIHSMRANQIADLAKILSNPARVAIIEYIGDCDGCLCQDISEKIRLSQPTTSQHLQVIKRAGVLKSQFKGKAQYYSIDARKWEQLQGLFYDFFEHTKSKMSEK
- a CDS encoding TM2 domain-containing protein → MSLEDEKIPGDKPGNDAKNMADDAKKAASNFANEAKDTANEFGNSAKEEWNKVNTGVSNKVLIGIMGIIFGYLGIHKFMLGYTKEGLIQLGATIVTCGAAGIVGFIEGIIYLTKSDEDFHTTYVVNKKSWF
- a CDS encoding VOC family protein — its product is MKRVTGIGGMFFKSEDPDAQKEWYKNHLGIPTDQYGWTFWWRDENGKKCSTQWSPMDDDTTYFSPSKKQFMFNFRVDDLFALLAVLKEEGVTIVGKVEEYSYGKFGWILDPEGNKIELWEPIDSEFLKEE